Below is a genomic region from bacterium.
ACCATAAGCCACAAGAAGAATTTAAAATTAAAAATCGGCTTATACATGGTTTTAGGTGGTGCAGCGGGTTCCATATCAGGAGCACTGCTTGTAGGGATAATCTCACCATTCGCACTGGCAATAATCTTCGTTGCGGTTTCGGTGCTAACTATTCTGGGAATTCACCTCTCAAAATTGGCGCCAAACATATATAAAAAAATCAATCCTAAACCACATATCATCATTTTGGGAGCTTTCATCCTGAATTTTATTACTGGCATGCGTGGCGGAAGTGGAGGTTCGCTCTTCCCGCCATTTCTCAGAACATTGAAACTAAAAATTCACGAAGCCGTGGCAACATCACTATTCGTGACAACATTCACAGCCACAGCAGCAATAGCAATATACTGGCAGCGCGGTGACATCCTCTGGCCTCCAGCAATTGCAACTCTCATTGGCTCAATAGTTGGAAGCCGACTCGGAAGCGTAGTTTCCCTTAAAACTAAGCCAAAATGGCTTGAGGTAGGGTTAACTTTATTCGTAATCGGACTCGCCGTTACCGTCTTAATAAAGACTATTAAATAAAAAGAGAATGGGGCAAAACTAATTTTCCCGACAGTAATCTCAAATTTGCAATTTCAGGGCTTTATAATTATCTTAAAAAGATGAATCGAAAAAGGAGGTTTGCTATGCCAAAACATATCATACATGCCCCTCGAGGAACCAAGCTTTCCTGCAAAAGCTGGCATCAGGAAGCGGCGATGAGAATGCTTATGAACAACCTCGACCCCGAGGTTGCTGAGGACCCTGATAACCTTATAGTTTACGGCGGCACAGGGAAAGCAGCGAGAAACTGGGAAGCTTACGAGGCTATCGTCCGCACACTTAAGGAACTCGAGAACGACGAAACACTTCTCGTGCAATCTGGCAAACCGGTAGGAGTGTTCAAAACGCACGAGTGGGCGCCACGAGTAATTATAGCAAACTCAAATCTCGTGCCACATTGGGCTAACTGGGAATACTTCAACGAGCTCGATAGAAAAGGGCTCATAATGTACGGTCAGATGACGGCGGGAAGCTGGATTTACATCGGCACGCAGGGAATACTTCAGGGAACCTATGAGACATTCGCAGCAGCAGGT
It encodes:
- a CDS encoding sulfite exporter TauE/SafE family protein, giving the protein TISHKKNLKLKIGLYMVLGGAAGSISGALLVGIISPFALAIIFVAVSVLTILGIHLSKLAPNIYKKINPKPHIIILGAFILNFITGMRGGSGGSLFPPFLRTLKLKIHEAVATSLFVTTFTATAAIAIYWQRGDILWPPAIATLIGSIVGSRLGSVVSLKTKPKWLEVGLTLFVIGLAVTVLIKTIK